In one Nicotiana sylvestris chromosome 8, ASM39365v2, whole genome shotgun sequence genomic region, the following are encoded:
- the LOC138875927 gene encoding uncharacterized protein has protein sequence MRGISPALCQRKIRTISTMEILPNSKTIWKKILHQLLRAKLAHFWKPIEPLTLIDLGYDIFIVKFNLKASMNKVLTEGPWFVTCHFLFIQKWEPNFVPAESKLAIKAIWIRLPQLPTEFYDKVILEQGGNSVGKLLKIETCTSSTLRGRYARICVQVPLDIPVTTAVTIGTHNQPILYEGEGILCKGCGKIGHTLRHCPFTPKINEANNPTNPNPTSTTTGKAHAEDSLWQTIPFRQNKKGTHRGNHLPRPFKASPEHPTIQVRQYIEATSTFLDLEATASGGGSPKN, from the coding sequence ATGCGGGGAATATCTCCAGCCCTTTGTCAAAGGAAGATAAGAACTATATCTACTATGGAAATACTCCCTAATAGTAAAACTATTTGGAAGAAAATTCTACATCAGCTTCTGCGAGCAAAGCTCGCACATTTTTGGAAGCCCATTGAACCCCTAACGCTAATCGACCTGGGTTATGATATCTTCATCGTCAAATTCAACTTAAAGGCTAGCATGAACAAAGTCCTGACTGAGGGACCCTGGTTTGTCACGTGCCACTTTCTTTTTATACAGAAATGGGAACCAAACTTTGTCCCAGCTGAATCCAAACTTGCTATTAAAGCAATTTGGATCAGACTCCCACAGCTCCCAACAGAGTTCTATGACAAAGTGATTCTCGAGCAAGGGGGTAATAGTGTGGGCAAACTGCTGAAGATAGAAACATGTACCTCCTCCACCCTTAGGGGGAGATACGCTAGGATATGTGTTCAAGTTCCATTAGACATTCCAGTCACCACCGCGGTCACCATCGGAACCCACAATCAACCCATCCTATATGAGGGGGAAGGGATTCTCTGCAAAGGATGTGGGAAAATTGGCCACACACTTCGCCACTGTCCATTCACGCCCAAAATCAATGAAGCCAACAACCCAACTAATCCAAATCCTACATCCACAACTACAGGCAAAGCTCATGCCGAAGACTCTTTGTGGCAAACGATTCCATTCAGGCAGAATAAAAAAGGAACCCACAGAGGAAACCACTTGCCTAGGCCATTCAAAGCATCACCGGAGCATCCCACGATCCAGGTAAGGCAGTACATTGAAGCTACAAGTACATTCCTTGACCTTGAGGCCACCGCTAGTGGCGGCGGCAGCCCCAAAAACTAA
- the LOC104228406 gene encoding uncharacterized protein isoform X2, with product MRIFNSSSHSSKKEKEEKEWLGASFKAENFIPGMVIGFILGLLLDLYKPSKSSNTLKKTSHLLSRNQPEKILAPPKPDDEDLKMVLVVRQDLKMAQGKIASQCAHAATGMYAELMQSDRYLLRQWEQCGQPKIVVTCKNQQEMNKLKEAAENIGLPTFVVADAGRTQVASGSRTVLAVGPGSKSAVDSVTGKQRLL from the exons ATGCGTATCTTCAATAGCTCTTCCCACTCTTCCAAGAAG GAGAAGGAGGAAAAAGAATGGTTAGGTGCAAGTTTCAAGGCTGAGAATTTTATACCGGGAATGGTAATTGGTTTCattcttgggttgttgttggattTGTATAAGCCTTCCAAAAGTAGTAACACTTTGAAGAAGACAAGTCATTTGTTGAGCAGAAATCAACCTGAAAAGATTTTGGCCCCACCTAAACCTGATGATGAAGACCTCAAAATG GTTTTAGTTGTCAGGCAAGACCTGAAAATGGCACAAGGAAAAATTGCATCTCAGTGTGCTC ATGCTGCTACTGGCATGTATGCAGAACTTATGCAAAG TGATCGGTATCTCTTGAGGCAATGGGAACAGTGTGGACAGCCCAAAATAGTCGTTACATGCAAGAATCAGCAAGAAAT GAACAAGTTGAAGGAAGCAGCTGAGAACATTGGTCTTCCAACTTTTGTAGTTGCTGATGCAGGACGTACACAG GTTGCATCAGGTTCAAGGACAGTTCTTGCAGTTGGACCGG GAAGCAAGTCAGCTGTAGATTCAGTGACTGGAAAGCAGCGTCTCCTTTGA
- the LOC104228406 gene encoding uncharacterized protein isoform X1: protein MRIFNSSSHSSKKEKEEKEWLGASFKAENFIPGMVIGFILGLLLDLYKPSKSSNTLKKTSHLLSRNQPEKILAPPKPDDEDLKMVLVVRQDLKMAQGKIASQCAHAATGMYAELMQSDRYLLRQWEQCGQPKIVVTCKNQQEMNKLKEAAENIGLPTFVVADAGRTQVASGSRTVLAVGPVLLLFSRCT from the exons ATGCGTATCTTCAATAGCTCTTCCCACTCTTCCAAGAAG GAGAAGGAGGAAAAAGAATGGTTAGGTGCAAGTTTCAAGGCTGAGAATTTTATACCGGGAATGGTAATTGGTTTCattcttgggttgttgttggattTGTATAAGCCTTCCAAAAGTAGTAACACTTTGAAGAAGACAAGTCATTTGTTGAGCAGAAATCAACCTGAAAAGATTTTGGCCCCACCTAAACCTGATGATGAAGACCTCAAAATG GTTTTAGTTGTCAGGCAAGACCTGAAAATGGCACAAGGAAAAATTGCATCTCAGTGTGCTC ATGCTGCTACTGGCATGTATGCAGAACTTATGCAAAG TGATCGGTATCTCTTGAGGCAATGGGAACAGTGTGGACAGCCCAAAATAGTCGTTACATGCAAGAATCAGCAAGAAAT GAACAAGTTGAAGGAAGCAGCTGAGAACATTGGTCTTCCAACTTTTGTAGTTGCTGATGCAGGACGTACACAG GTTGCATCAGGTTCAAGGACAGTTCTTGCAGTTGGACCGG TTCTGTTGCTGTTTTCAAGATGTACTTAA